The following coding sequences lie in one Apium graveolens cultivar Ventura chromosome 1, ASM990537v1, whole genome shotgun sequence genomic window:
- the LOC141664229 gene encoding autophagy-related protein 18h-like isoform X1, with product MRRNQNNNKKKSENNINNNNGFLPNSFKLISSCIKTVSSNVRSAASASVAGSIAADSDHLKKDQVLYACFDRLELGPSVGKTLLLLGYSNGFQVLDFQDASNVTELVSRRDDAVTFLQMQPIPAKCDGREGFIDSHPLLLVVASEEIRSSGSLQNGRDGSFRDNYEPHVAAVMQSPTAVRFYSLRSHSYVHVLRFRSAVYVVRCSSKIVAVGLAAQIYCFDALTLESMFSVLTYPVPHLGGQGLSGVDIGYGPMAVGPRWLAYASNNPLLSNTGRLSPQSLSPSPGVSPSSSPSNGNLVARYAMESSKQLATGLINLGDMGYRTWSKYCHDLLPDGSSSPVPSSSSWKVGRTAAHSSDIDTAGTVVIKDFVSKVVVSQFRAHTSPISALCFDPSGTLLVTASIHGNNINIYRIMPSCLRNGSGTHSHDWNSSHVHLYKLHRGITSAVIQDICFSPYSQWIAIVSSRGTGHIFSLSPFGGETGLQMQKYNLSGPTLLPVLSVPWWSTSSYMLKQSYSPPPPPIILSVVSRIKNSGWLSSVSNAASSAAGKLSAPSGVVAATFHSSVGKLQSTTLNVNALEHLMVYTPSGSVVQYELLPYTGGDQLGQVQDEDLKVKVGPVQWWDVCRRADWPEREEYVGGSIRARQDAGEKLMDASDCEDDGTTVKDMVKHHDRFPWYLSNAEVQMRSGRSPIWQKSQVYVYALNPPSFQRERQRLYRNDGEIEIEMLPAREIVIRRRELLPVTDHFHRIHPEWAERRDLSKGRYLPSSSSNDDGKEKYLDNSRSHVKSVTSSSVDNSDTGLPSLAMGHSKQEYRTTIKSYPSFGAISYENDVAEEPSSLPNQNYIGGVDALLFPALSTSILSAHEEDYVNNYTSYSNKTSSSVGNIAQEVLSSSSVVTGDVSNTSSNRSDLSMNILDEELVHEDMQDQLDFGLYFEEGYCKSKNLDQGNELTEHITDVDNSTRHCHKVISEEEADSDDMLGGVFAFSEEG from the exons ATGAGGAGAAACCAAAACAATAATAAGAAAAAAAGCGAGAACAATATTAACAATAATAATGGATTTTTGCCTAATTCTTTTAAACTAATTTCTTCTTGTATCAAAACGGTGTCGTCTAATGTCAGGTCTGCTGCTAGCGCTTCTGTTGCTGGTTCTATTGCCGCTGACTCTGATCATCTCAAGAAAGACCAG GTTTTATATGCTTGCTTTGATCGATTAGAACTTGGTCCTTCAGTAGGTAAAACTCTTCTGCTACTTGGCTACTCAAATGGATTTCAGGTTCTTGATTTTCAAGATGCTTCCAATGTCACTGAATTGGTTTCACGCCGAGACGATGCTGTCACGTTCTTGCAGATGCAACCAATTCCGGCAAAGTGTGATGGTCGTGAAGGATTCATAGATTCACATCCACTGCTCTTGGTTGTGGCAAGTGAAGAGATTAGAAGTTCAGGTTCTTTACAGAATGGCAGGGATGGTTCATTCAGGGATAATTACGAGCCTCATGTGGCAGCTGTTATGCAGTCCCCAACAGCTGTCCGATTTTACTCGTTAAGATCTCACAGTTATGTCCATGTTTTGAGATTCCGATCAGCAGTGTATGTAGTTAGATGTAGCTCAAAAATAGTGGCTGTTGGTCTGGCTGCACAA ATTTATTGTTTTGATGCTCTCACTCTTGAAAGTATGTTCAGTGTGCTCACTTATCCTGTCCCTCACCTGGGAGGCCAAGGACTTAGTGGAGTCGATATTGGCTACGGCCCCATGGCTGTTGGACCTAGATGGTTAGCATATGCTTCTAATAATCCATTATTATCAAACACGGGACGCTTAAGTCCTCAGAGCCTGAGTCCATCTCCAGGTGTTAGTCCTTCTAGTTCACCCAGCAATGGGAATCTGGTGGCTCGGTATGCAATGGAATCCAGTAAGCAATTAGCTACAGGGCTAATTAATTTAGGAGACATGGGGTACAGAACATGGTCGAAATACTGTCATGATCTTCTTCCTGATGGTTCTAGCTCTCCAGTGCCTTCGAGCTCGAGCTGGAAAGTAGGTCGAACTGCAGCTCATTCAAGTGATATAGATACTGCCGGAACT GTTGTCATTAAGGATTTTGTGTCCAAGGTTGTTGTATCACAGTTTAGGGCGCACACCAGTCCTATATCTGCCCTTTGTTTTGACCCGAGTGGGACTCTTTTGGTTACTGCATCTATACATGGTAACAATATAAATATTTATCGAATCATGCCTTCCTGCTTACGAAATGGATCCGGAACTCATAGCCATGATTGGAATTCTTCCCATGTTCACCTTTACAAGCTCCATCGTGGCATAACATCGGCA GTGATTCAAGATATTTGTTTTAGTCCTTATAGTCAATGGATAGCTATTGTTTCATCCAGAGGGACTGGTCATATATTTTCTCTATCCCCTTTTGGAGGTGAGACTGGTCTTCAAATGCAAAAATATAATCTCAGTGGACCCACCTTATTGCCTGTTCTTTCTGTTCCGTGGTGGTCTACTTCATCATACATGCTAAAGCAGTCTTACTCTCCACCGCCCCCACCTATCATCCTTTCTGTGGTGAGCAGGATAAAGAATTCAGGTTGGCTTAGTTCTGTAAGCAATGCTGCTTCATCAGCTGCAGGAAAGCTTTCAGCTCCATCTGGCGTTGTTGCTGCCACTTTTCATAGTTCTGTCGGCAAGTTACAGTCCACGACCTTAAACGTAAATGCCTTGGAACATCTGATGGTTTATACTCCTTCCGGAAGTGTAGTTCAGTATGAACTGTTGCCTTATACGGGCGGAGATCAACTAGGTCAGGTACAAGACGAGGATTTAAAGGTGAAAGTTGGCCCTGTTCAATGGTGGGATGTCTGCCGAAGAGCAGATTGGCCTGAAAGAGAGGAATATGTAGGTGGAAGTATTCGTGCTAGGCAAGATGCTGGAGAGAAACTTATGGATGCTTCTGATTGTGAAGATGACGGTACTACAGTGAAGGATATGGTGAAACACCATGATCGTTTCCCTTGGTATCTTTCTAACGCGGAGGTGCAGATGAGATCTGGCAGATCACCAATTTGGCAAAAGTCTCAG GTTTATGTTTATGCTTTGAATCCTCCGTCATTTCAAAGAGAGAGACAGAGGTTATATCGTAATGATGGAGAAATTGAAATTGAAATGCTACCTGCCCGGGAGATTGTAATTAGGAGGAGGGAGCTGTTGCCCGTCACTGACCATTTCCACAGAATCCATCCTGAATGGGCTGAGAGAAG GGACCTCAGCAAAGGTAGATATCTACCTTCATCTTCTTCCAATGATGATGGTAAAGAGAAGTATTTGGATAATTCCCGCTCCCATGTGAAATCAGTGACATCTAGTTCAGTTGATAATTCAGACACTG GGCTACCAAGTTTAGCAATGGGTCATTCAAAACAAGAGTATAGGACTACAATAAAATCTTATCCTTCCTTTGGCGCAATCTCATATGAGAATGATGTGGCTGAAGAGCCTAGTTCTCTGCCGAATCAGAACTACATTGGTGGGGTTGATGCCTTACTTTTTCCTGCGCTATCTACAAGTATACTCTCTGCCCATGAGGAAGATTATGTTAATAATTATACTAGCTATTCCAACAAGACTTCTTCATCTGTAGGAAATATTGCACAAGAGGTTCTTTCTTCGAGCAGTGTTGTGACGGGTGATGTTTCGAACACAAGCTCTAACCGTTCTGATCTAAGTATGAACATTCTTGACGAAGAGCTAGTGCATGAAGATATGCAGGACCAACTAGATTTTGGACTCTATTTTGAAGAAGGGTACTGTAAATCAAAAAACCTTGATCAAGGTAATGAATTAACTGAACATATAACTGATGTTGACAACAGCACTAGGCATTGTCACAAAGTGATTTCTGAGGAAGAAGCTGATAGTGATGACATGCTTGGAGGCGTATTTGCTTTTTCGGAGGAAG GTTGA
- the LOC141664229 gene encoding autophagy-related protein 18h-like isoform X2 — protein MRRNQNNNKKKSENNINNNNGFLPNSFKLISSCIKTVSSNVRSAASASVAGSIAADSDHLKKDQVLYACFDRLELGPSVGKTLLLLGYSNGFQVLDFQDASNVTELVSRRDDAVTFLQMQPIPAKCDGREGFIDSHPLLLVVASEEIRSSGSLQNGRDGSFRDNYEPHVAAVMQSPTAVRFYSLRSHSYVHVLRFRSAVYVVRCSSKIVAVGLAAQIYCFDALTLESMFSVLTYPVPHLGGQGLSGVDIGYGPMAVGPRWLAYASNNPLLSNTGRLSPQSLSPSPGVSPSSSPSNGNLVARYAMESSKQLATGLINLGDMGYRTWSKYCHDLLPDGSSSPVPSSSSWKVGRTAAHSSDIDTAGTVVIKDFVSKVVVSQFRAHTSPISALCFDPSGTLLVTASIHGNNINIYRIMPSCLRNGSGTHSHDWNSSHVHLYKLHRGITSAVIQDICFSPYSQWIAIVSSRGTGHIFSLSPFGGETGLQMQKYNLSGPTLLPVLSVPWWSTSSYMLKQSYSPPPPPIILSVVSRIKNSGWLSSVSNAASSAAGKLSAPSGVVAATFHSSVGKLQSTTLNVNALEHLMVYTPSGSVVQYELLPYTGGDQLGQVQDEDLKVKVGPVQWWDVCRRADWPEREEYVGGSIRARQDAGEKLMDASDCEDDGTTVKDMVKHHDRFPWYLSNAEVQMRSGRSPIWQKSQVYVYALNPPSFQRERQRLYRNDGEIEIEMLPAREIVIRRRELLPVTDHFHRIHPEWAERRDLSKGRYLPSSSSNDDGKEKYLDNSRSHVKSVTSSSVDNSDTGLPSLAMGHSKQEYRTTIKSYPSFGAISYENDVAEEPSSLPNQNYIGGVDALLFPALSTRNIAQEVLSSSSVVTGDVSNTSSNRSDLSMNILDEELVHEDMQDQLDFGLYFEEGYCKSKNLDQGNELTEHITDVDNSTRHCHKVISEEEADSDDMLGGVFAFSEEG, from the exons ATGAGGAGAAACCAAAACAATAATAAGAAAAAAAGCGAGAACAATATTAACAATAATAATGGATTTTTGCCTAATTCTTTTAAACTAATTTCTTCTTGTATCAAAACGGTGTCGTCTAATGTCAGGTCTGCTGCTAGCGCTTCTGTTGCTGGTTCTATTGCCGCTGACTCTGATCATCTCAAGAAAGACCAG GTTTTATATGCTTGCTTTGATCGATTAGAACTTGGTCCTTCAGTAGGTAAAACTCTTCTGCTACTTGGCTACTCAAATGGATTTCAGGTTCTTGATTTTCAAGATGCTTCCAATGTCACTGAATTGGTTTCACGCCGAGACGATGCTGTCACGTTCTTGCAGATGCAACCAATTCCGGCAAAGTGTGATGGTCGTGAAGGATTCATAGATTCACATCCACTGCTCTTGGTTGTGGCAAGTGAAGAGATTAGAAGTTCAGGTTCTTTACAGAATGGCAGGGATGGTTCATTCAGGGATAATTACGAGCCTCATGTGGCAGCTGTTATGCAGTCCCCAACAGCTGTCCGATTTTACTCGTTAAGATCTCACAGTTATGTCCATGTTTTGAGATTCCGATCAGCAGTGTATGTAGTTAGATGTAGCTCAAAAATAGTGGCTGTTGGTCTGGCTGCACAA ATTTATTGTTTTGATGCTCTCACTCTTGAAAGTATGTTCAGTGTGCTCACTTATCCTGTCCCTCACCTGGGAGGCCAAGGACTTAGTGGAGTCGATATTGGCTACGGCCCCATGGCTGTTGGACCTAGATGGTTAGCATATGCTTCTAATAATCCATTATTATCAAACACGGGACGCTTAAGTCCTCAGAGCCTGAGTCCATCTCCAGGTGTTAGTCCTTCTAGTTCACCCAGCAATGGGAATCTGGTGGCTCGGTATGCAATGGAATCCAGTAAGCAATTAGCTACAGGGCTAATTAATTTAGGAGACATGGGGTACAGAACATGGTCGAAATACTGTCATGATCTTCTTCCTGATGGTTCTAGCTCTCCAGTGCCTTCGAGCTCGAGCTGGAAAGTAGGTCGAACTGCAGCTCATTCAAGTGATATAGATACTGCCGGAACT GTTGTCATTAAGGATTTTGTGTCCAAGGTTGTTGTATCACAGTTTAGGGCGCACACCAGTCCTATATCTGCCCTTTGTTTTGACCCGAGTGGGACTCTTTTGGTTACTGCATCTATACATGGTAACAATATAAATATTTATCGAATCATGCCTTCCTGCTTACGAAATGGATCCGGAACTCATAGCCATGATTGGAATTCTTCCCATGTTCACCTTTACAAGCTCCATCGTGGCATAACATCGGCA GTGATTCAAGATATTTGTTTTAGTCCTTATAGTCAATGGATAGCTATTGTTTCATCCAGAGGGACTGGTCATATATTTTCTCTATCCCCTTTTGGAGGTGAGACTGGTCTTCAAATGCAAAAATATAATCTCAGTGGACCCACCTTATTGCCTGTTCTTTCTGTTCCGTGGTGGTCTACTTCATCATACATGCTAAAGCAGTCTTACTCTCCACCGCCCCCACCTATCATCCTTTCTGTGGTGAGCAGGATAAAGAATTCAGGTTGGCTTAGTTCTGTAAGCAATGCTGCTTCATCAGCTGCAGGAAAGCTTTCAGCTCCATCTGGCGTTGTTGCTGCCACTTTTCATAGTTCTGTCGGCAAGTTACAGTCCACGACCTTAAACGTAAATGCCTTGGAACATCTGATGGTTTATACTCCTTCCGGAAGTGTAGTTCAGTATGAACTGTTGCCTTATACGGGCGGAGATCAACTAGGTCAGGTACAAGACGAGGATTTAAAGGTGAAAGTTGGCCCTGTTCAATGGTGGGATGTCTGCCGAAGAGCAGATTGGCCTGAAAGAGAGGAATATGTAGGTGGAAGTATTCGTGCTAGGCAAGATGCTGGAGAGAAACTTATGGATGCTTCTGATTGTGAAGATGACGGTACTACAGTGAAGGATATGGTGAAACACCATGATCGTTTCCCTTGGTATCTTTCTAACGCGGAGGTGCAGATGAGATCTGGCAGATCACCAATTTGGCAAAAGTCTCAG GTTTATGTTTATGCTTTGAATCCTCCGTCATTTCAAAGAGAGAGACAGAGGTTATATCGTAATGATGGAGAAATTGAAATTGAAATGCTACCTGCCCGGGAGATTGTAATTAGGAGGAGGGAGCTGTTGCCCGTCACTGACCATTTCCACAGAATCCATCCTGAATGGGCTGAGAGAAG GGACCTCAGCAAAGGTAGATATCTACCTTCATCTTCTTCCAATGATGATGGTAAAGAGAAGTATTTGGATAATTCCCGCTCCCATGTGAAATCAGTGACATCTAGTTCAGTTGATAATTCAGACACTG GGCTACCAAGTTTAGCAATGGGTCATTCAAAACAAGAGTATAGGACTACAATAAAATCTTATCCTTCCTTTGGCGCAATCTCATATGAGAATGATGTGGCTGAAGAGCCTAGTTCTCTGCCGAATCAGAACTACATTGGTGGGGTTGATGCCTTACTTTTTCCTGCGCTATCTACAA GAAATATTGCACAAGAGGTTCTTTCTTCGAGCAGTGTTGTGACGGGTGATGTTTCGAACACAAGCTCTAACCGTTCTGATCTAAGTATGAACATTCTTGACGAAGAGCTAGTGCATGAAGATATGCAGGACCAACTAGATTTTGGACTCTATTTTGAAGAAGGGTACTGTAAATCAAAAAACCTTGATCAAGGTAATGAATTAACTGAACATATAACTGATGTTGACAACAGCACTAGGCATTGTCACAAAGTGATTTCTGAGGAAGAAGCTGATAGTGATGACATGCTTGGAGGCGTATTTGCTTTTTCGGAGGAAG GTTGA
- the LOC141664229 gene encoding autophagy-related protein 18h-like isoform X3: MQPIPAKCDGREGFIDSHPLLLVVASEEIRSSGSLQNGRDGSFRDNYEPHVAAVMQSPTAVRFYSLRSHSYVHVLRFRSAVYVVRCSSKIVAVGLAAQIYCFDALTLESMFSVLTYPVPHLGGQGLSGVDIGYGPMAVGPRWLAYASNNPLLSNTGRLSPQSLSPSPGVSPSSSPSNGNLVARYAMESSKQLATGLINLGDMGYRTWSKYCHDLLPDGSSSPVPSSSSWKVGRTAAHSSDIDTAGTVVIKDFVSKVVVSQFRAHTSPISALCFDPSGTLLVTASIHGNNINIYRIMPSCLRNGSGTHSHDWNSSHVHLYKLHRGITSAVIQDICFSPYSQWIAIVSSRGTGHIFSLSPFGGETGLQMQKYNLSGPTLLPVLSVPWWSTSSYMLKQSYSPPPPPIILSVVSRIKNSGWLSSVSNAASSAAGKLSAPSGVVAATFHSSVGKLQSTTLNVNALEHLMVYTPSGSVVQYELLPYTGGDQLGQVQDEDLKVKVGPVQWWDVCRRADWPEREEYVGGSIRARQDAGEKLMDASDCEDDGTTVKDMVKHHDRFPWYLSNAEVQMRSGRSPIWQKSQVYVYALNPPSFQRERQRLYRNDGEIEIEMLPAREIVIRRRELLPVTDHFHRIHPEWAERRDLSKGRYLPSSSSNDDGKEKYLDNSRSHVKSVTSSSVDNSDTGLPSLAMGHSKQEYRTTIKSYPSFGAISYENDVAEEPSSLPNQNYIGGVDALLFPALSTSILSAHEEDYVNNYTSYSNKTSSSVGNIAQEVLSSSSVVTGDVSNTSSNRSDLSMNILDEELVHEDMQDQLDFGLYFEEGYCKSKNLDQGNELTEHITDVDNSTRHCHKVISEEEADSDDMLGGVFAFSEEG, from the exons ATGCAACCAATTCCGGCAAAGTGTGATGGTCGTGAAGGATTCATAGATTCACATCCACTGCTCTTGGTTGTGGCAAGTGAAGAGATTAGAAGTTCAGGTTCTTTACAGAATGGCAGGGATGGTTCATTCAGGGATAATTACGAGCCTCATGTGGCAGCTGTTATGCAGTCCCCAACAGCTGTCCGATTTTACTCGTTAAGATCTCACAGTTATGTCCATGTTTTGAGATTCCGATCAGCAGTGTATGTAGTTAGATGTAGCTCAAAAATAGTGGCTGTTGGTCTGGCTGCACAA ATTTATTGTTTTGATGCTCTCACTCTTGAAAGTATGTTCAGTGTGCTCACTTATCCTGTCCCTCACCTGGGAGGCCAAGGACTTAGTGGAGTCGATATTGGCTACGGCCCCATGGCTGTTGGACCTAGATGGTTAGCATATGCTTCTAATAATCCATTATTATCAAACACGGGACGCTTAAGTCCTCAGAGCCTGAGTCCATCTCCAGGTGTTAGTCCTTCTAGTTCACCCAGCAATGGGAATCTGGTGGCTCGGTATGCAATGGAATCCAGTAAGCAATTAGCTACAGGGCTAATTAATTTAGGAGACATGGGGTACAGAACATGGTCGAAATACTGTCATGATCTTCTTCCTGATGGTTCTAGCTCTCCAGTGCCTTCGAGCTCGAGCTGGAAAGTAGGTCGAACTGCAGCTCATTCAAGTGATATAGATACTGCCGGAACT GTTGTCATTAAGGATTTTGTGTCCAAGGTTGTTGTATCACAGTTTAGGGCGCACACCAGTCCTATATCTGCCCTTTGTTTTGACCCGAGTGGGACTCTTTTGGTTACTGCATCTATACATGGTAACAATATAAATATTTATCGAATCATGCCTTCCTGCTTACGAAATGGATCCGGAACTCATAGCCATGATTGGAATTCTTCCCATGTTCACCTTTACAAGCTCCATCGTGGCATAACATCGGCA GTGATTCAAGATATTTGTTTTAGTCCTTATAGTCAATGGATAGCTATTGTTTCATCCAGAGGGACTGGTCATATATTTTCTCTATCCCCTTTTGGAGGTGAGACTGGTCTTCAAATGCAAAAATATAATCTCAGTGGACCCACCTTATTGCCTGTTCTTTCTGTTCCGTGGTGGTCTACTTCATCATACATGCTAAAGCAGTCTTACTCTCCACCGCCCCCACCTATCATCCTTTCTGTGGTGAGCAGGATAAAGAATTCAGGTTGGCTTAGTTCTGTAAGCAATGCTGCTTCATCAGCTGCAGGAAAGCTTTCAGCTCCATCTGGCGTTGTTGCTGCCACTTTTCATAGTTCTGTCGGCAAGTTACAGTCCACGACCTTAAACGTAAATGCCTTGGAACATCTGATGGTTTATACTCCTTCCGGAAGTGTAGTTCAGTATGAACTGTTGCCTTATACGGGCGGAGATCAACTAGGTCAGGTACAAGACGAGGATTTAAAGGTGAAAGTTGGCCCTGTTCAATGGTGGGATGTCTGCCGAAGAGCAGATTGGCCTGAAAGAGAGGAATATGTAGGTGGAAGTATTCGTGCTAGGCAAGATGCTGGAGAGAAACTTATGGATGCTTCTGATTGTGAAGATGACGGTACTACAGTGAAGGATATGGTGAAACACCATGATCGTTTCCCTTGGTATCTTTCTAACGCGGAGGTGCAGATGAGATCTGGCAGATCACCAATTTGGCAAAAGTCTCAG GTTTATGTTTATGCTTTGAATCCTCCGTCATTTCAAAGAGAGAGACAGAGGTTATATCGTAATGATGGAGAAATTGAAATTGAAATGCTACCTGCCCGGGAGATTGTAATTAGGAGGAGGGAGCTGTTGCCCGTCACTGACCATTTCCACAGAATCCATCCTGAATGGGCTGAGAGAAG GGACCTCAGCAAAGGTAGATATCTACCTTCATCTTCTTCCAATGATGATGGTAAAGAGAAGTATTTGGATAATTCCCGCTCCCATGTGAAATCAGTGACATCTAGTTCAGTTGATAATTCAGACACTG GGCTACCAAGTTTAGCAATGGGTCATTCAAAACAAGAGTATAGGACTACAATAAAATCTTATCCTTCCTTTGGCGCAATCTCATATGAGAATGATGTGGCTGAAGAGCCTAGTTCTCTGCCGAATCAGAACTACATTGGTGGGGTTGATGCCTTACTTTTTCCTGCGCTATCTACAAGTATACTCTCTGCCCATGAGGAAGATTATGTTAATAATTATACTAGCTATTCCAACAAGACTTCTTCATCTGTAGGAAATATTGCACAAGAGGTTCTTTCTTCGAGCAGTGTTGTGACGGGTGATGTTTCGAACACAAGCTCTAACCGTTCTGATCTAAGTATGAACATTCTTGACGAAGAGCTAGTGCATGAAGATATGCAGGACCAACTAGATTTTGGACTCTATTTTGAAGAAGGGTACTGTAAATCAAAAAACCTTGATCAAGGTAATGAATTAACTGAACATATAACTGATGTTGACAACAGCACTAGGCATTGTCACAAAGTGATTTCTGAGGAAGAAGCTGATAGTGATGACATGCTTGGAGGCGTATTTGCTTTTTCGGAGGAAG GTTGA